Proteins from a genomic interval of Zingiber officinale cultivar Zhangliang chromosome 1B, Zo_v1.1, whole genome shotgun sequence:
- the LOC122031871 gene encoding inorganic pyrophosphatase TTM2-like, whose protein sequence is MNHSSEPRHGLLRDRVRLVKRKDCNRYEVVPIQGSLSFEKGFYVVLRACQLLAQSNDGIILVGVAGPSGAGKTVFTDKILDFLPDVAVISMDNYNDPSRIVDKNFDDPRITDYSTLLENIGGLKEGRSVQVPIYDFKASSRIGYRTVDVPSSRIVILEGIYALSDKLRPLLDLRVSVTGGVHFDLVKRVLRDIQRAGQGPEEIIYQITETVYPMYKAFIEPDLQTAHIKIKNKFNPFTGFQNPTYTLKSTKTVSVDQIKSVLSEEHEEVREETYDIYLLPPGEDPETCHSYLRMRNKDGKYNLMFEEWVTDNPFIISPRITFQVGVRLLGGLMALGYSIAAILKRNSHVFSDDQVVVKLDWLEQLNHCYIQVEGKERKSVKYIAEQLGLEGSYIPHTYIEQIQLEKLVNESMALPDDLQRKLSPYDHEMVFSPREAPEQASRNTDLKGNKNSTRVISRSYSTHEDKSVAKLTALTINGRSSERHAFESSAISQENGQLSEQISTLTERIYVLSSQMEELNSMFSSQKFVASPQRLLLESETLPTSMSVSNQGHDTLLPSSSSSPKLNKDLTLTDELLLITRGHHQIMQRLSNISTLVSEHLTKQQRIQSKNKLLDFIFIGTPVMIVVVGGISSFLLKRFKQD, encoded by the exons ATGAATCACTCATCAGAACCTAGGCACGGACTTCTAAGAGATCGAGTTCGATTGGTGAAGCGGAAGGATTGTAATCGTTATGAAGTTGTTCCAATTCAAGGTTCATTATCATTTGAAAAGGGCTTCTATGTTGTACTACGTGCATGCCAGTTGTTGGCACAAAGCAACGATGGGATTATTTTGGTTGGGGTGGCTGGCCCTTCTGGGGCAGGGAAGACAGTATTTACAGATAAAATTCTTGATTTCCTGCCAGATGTAGCTGTAATATCAATGGACAACTATAATGATCCAAGTCGTATTGTTGATAAAAATTTTGATG ATCCACGAATAACAGATTATAGCACATTGTTGGAAAACATTGGAGGACTAAAAGAAGGGAGATCTGTTCAGGTGCCGATATATGATTTTAAAGCTAGCAGTCGCATAGGATACAG GACTGTTGATGTGCCGAGCTCTCGAATAGTCATTCTGGAAGGTATCTATGCTTTGAGTGACAAATTGCGCCCTTTACTTGACCTTCGTGTTTCCGTGACGGGCGGTGTACATTTTGACCTTGTCAAAAGAGTTTTGAGAGACATACAGCGTGCTGGACAAGGACCTGAAGAAATAATTTATCAAATTACAGAAACG GTCTATCCAATGTACAAGGCTTTCATTGAGCCAGACCTGCAAACAGCGCATATAAAAATTAAGAACAAGTTCAACCCGTTCACAGGCTTCCAGAATCCAACCTATACTTTAAAG TCAACAAAGACTGTTTCAGTGGACCAAATTAAGTCTGTTCTCTCTGAAGAACACGAAGAAGTTAGAGAGGAAACTTATGACATATATCTATTACCACCAGGTGAAGATCCAGAAACATGCCACTCTTATTTACGAATGAGAAACAAGGATGGGAAGTACAACCTTATGTTTGAG GAATGGGTCACAGACAACCCCTTCATCATTTCACCGAGAATTACTTTTCAAGTTGGTGTGCGTCTTCTTGGTGGGTTAATGGCACTAGGCTATAGCATTGCAGCTATTTTAAAAAGAAACAGCCATGTATTCTCTGATGATCAAGTAGTTGTAAAGCTTGATTGGTTAGAACAATTGAATCATTGCTATATACAG GTTGAAGGAAAAGAACGAAAGTCTGTCAAGTACATAGCAGAGCAGTTGGGTTTGGAAGGTTCTTACATTCCTCATACTTACATTGAACAGATTCAACTGGAAAAGCTCGTGAATGAATCAATg GCATTGCCAGATGATTTGCAGCGAAAGCTAAGTCCATATGATCATGAAATGGTCTTTAGTCCTAGAGAAGCTCCTGAACAGGCATCTAGAAATACGGATTTAAAGGGAAATAAGAATTCTACCAG AGTAATATCTCGCTCCTACTCGACGCATGAGGACAAAAGCGTGGCTAAGCTCACTGCACTTACCATCAATGGCAGAAGTTCTGAGAGACACGCCTTTGAATCATCTGCAATCAGCCAG GAAAATGGTCAACTCTCAGAACAGATATCAACTCTAACTGAAAGGATTTATGTGCTTAGCTCACAAATGGAAGAACTCAACTCAATGTTTAGTTCCCAGAAATTTGTGGCAAGTCCACAACGTTTACTTCTTGAAAGTGAAACTCTTCCGACATCAATGTCTGTGTCTAACCAAGGCCATGACACCCTCCTGCCCAGTTCATCTTCTTCGCCCAAACTAAACAAAGATTTAACCCTGACAGATGAG CTCCTGCTCATCACGCGAGGACATCACCAAATCATGCAACGTTTGAGTAACATCTCGACCTTAGTGAGTGAGCACTTGACCAAACAACAAAGAATTCAGAGCAAAAATAAACTGCTCGATTTCATCTTCATTGGGACTCCAGTCATGATAGTGGTGGTTGGCGGCATCAGCAGTTTTCTTTTGAAACGTTTTAAGCAAGACTAA
- the LOC122045081 gene encoding ethylene-responsive transcription factor ERF019-like produces the protein MNPPTSERKYKGARRRPWGKWVSEIRVPGTRERLWLGSYSTPEAAAVAHDTAVFFLHGPGAPCGLNFPDRVAGLAWASLSPTSVQRVASESGMDVDAQLVVLTSPQTAAAQPVEPVEPEMLDEARQEAIRGSRIGRQREEIIGDAC, from the coding sequence ATGAATCCACCAACCAGCGAGAGGAAGTACAAGGGGGCGCGCCGAAGGCCTTGGGGCAAGTGGGTGTCGGAGATCCGCGTGCCGGGCACCCGCGAGCGCCTGTGGCTGGGCTCCTACTCCACGCCCGAGGCCGCCGCCGTCGCCCATGACACCGCCGTGTTCTTTCTCCACGGCCCCGGGGCCCCCTGCGGCCTCAACTTCCCTGACCGCGTGGCCGGACTCGCGTGGGCCAGTTTGTCTCCGACCTCAGTGCAGAGAGTTGCGTCGGAGTCCGGGATGGACGTCGATGCTCAGCTAGTTGTTCTTACGTCACCGCAGACGGCGGCAGCACAGCCGGTGGAGCCGGTGGAACCGGAGATGCTGGATGAGGCTCGACAGGAGGCGATCAGGGGGAGTAGAATTGGAAGGCAAAGGGAGGAGATCATCGGAGATGCTTGTTAG